From Plectropomus leopardus isolate mb chromosome 4, YSFRI_Pleo_2.0, whole genome shotgun sequence, the proteins below share one genomic window:
- the rps15a gene encoding 40S ribosomal protein S15a, which yields MVRMNVLADALKSINNAEQRGKRQVLIRPCSKVIVRFLTVMMKHGYIGEFEIIDDHRAGKIVVNLTGRLNKCGVISPRFDLQLKDLEKWQNNLLPSRQFGYLVLTTSAGIMDHEEARRKHTGGKILGFFF from the exons ATGGTGCGCATGAACGTTCTCGCAGATGCTCTGAAAAGCATCAACAATGCTGAGCAGCGTGGGAAACGCCAGGTCCTCATCAGGCCCTGCTCCAAGGTTATTGTGCGCTTCCTAACCGTCATGATGAAGCACG GTTACATTGGTGAGTTTGAGATCATTGACGACCACAGAGCCGGAAAAATTGTCGTCAATCTCACAGGCAGGCTGAACAAG TGTGGTGTGATCAGCCCCCGCTTTGATCTCCAGCTCAAGGACCTGGAAAAGTGGCAGAACAACCTGCTGCCCTCAAGACAGTTTGG ATATCTTGTGCTGACCACCTCAGCTGGCATCATGGACCACGAAGAAGCCAGACGGAAACACACAGGAGGCAAAATCCTTGGattctttttctaa
- the notum2 gene encoding carboxylesterase notum2 produces the protein MKILGKVAFLLLLGGIWCQNNRNAKAGGKSTKKSAGNQAGDVAQSPPVVDLTPGSTRGTGSTGSSRETGGTGSSRETGNTGSSGETGSTGSSRGTGGSGGSGGTAETGREGATGARAAGQQTDDMRLHFLKNTQVTCNDGTAAGFYLKEFRGSRRWLLFLEGGWCCHSKETCDSRYQNIPRLMSSSGWPQTKRGTGILSSQAEENPHWHNANIVFIPYCSSDVWSGTGPAPTPPPRPRQGREKERDRNTNTTEYTFMGSLIIREVIKDLIPKGIKQAKVVMLSGTSAGGTGVLLNIERVASQLEQLGAEAQVRGLVDSGWFLESKQQRSPNCPETISCSPEDAIKIGLRLWNGVVPDRCRQLYKRGEEWQCFFGHKLYSTLTSPLFIVQWLFDEEQLRVENIYMGGQSMSEEQWQYIQNLGREIKNSLSDVTAVFAPSCLSHTTITKSNWMSFQVKGTSLPRALQCWDRSLEAVRNNRTPAKGCPFHLVDTCQWPQCNPTCPALVDQATQQELTLLQMLVAMGLDLQKLGLDPEGDADSLASMVSNGG, from the exons ATGAAGATACTGGGTAAAGTCGCTTTCTTGCTTTTGCTCGGGGGAATCTGGTGTCAGAACAACCGTAATGCTAAAGCTGGTGGCAAGTCCACCAAGAAATCTGCTGGGAACCAAGCAGGTGATGTTGCCCAGTCTCCCCCAGTGGTTGATCTGACTCCTGGAAGCACAAGAGGCACTGGAAGCACTGGAAGCTCCAGAGAGACTGGAGGCACCGGAAGCTCGAGAGAGACTGGGAACACTGGAAGCTCGGGAGAGACTGGAAGCACTGGAAGCTCTAGAGGAACCGGAGGATCTGGAGGCTCTGGTGGAACAGCCGAAACAGGACGGGAGGGTGCAACGGGAGCTCGAGCAGCTGGACAACAGACAGATGATATGAGGCTGCACTTCCTCAAGAACACCCAAGTTACATGCAATGATGGCACAGCAGCTGG GTTTTACCTAAAGGAGTTCAGAGGAAGCCGCCGATGGCTGTTATTTCTGGAAG gtggctgGTGCTGCCACAGCAAAGAGACCTGTGATTCCAGGTACCAAAATATACCCCGACTAATGAGCTCATCGGGGTGGCCCCAAACAAAAAGAG GAACTGGAATATTGTCTTCTCAAGCGGAGGAAAACCCACATTGGCATAATGCAAACATTGT ATTCATCCCGTACTGTTCCAGTGATGTATGGAGTGGCACCGGGCCCGCCCCGACCCCTCCCCCAAGGCCACGGCaaggcagagaaaaagagagggataGGAATACAAATACAA CTGAGTACACCTTCATGGGATCCCTGATCATCCGCGAGGTCATCAAAGACCTCATCCCCAAAGGAATCAAGCAGGCCAAGGTTGTCATGCTGTCTGGCACAAg TGCCGGTGGGACAGGTGTTCTGCTAAACATTGAGAGGGTGGCCAGTCAGCTGGAGCAGCTCGGTGCAGAGGCTCAGGTCCGAGGCCTCGTGGACTCTGGGTGGTTCCTGGAGAGTAAACAGCAGAGGTCACCTAACTGCCCCGAGACTATTTCCTGCTCACCTGAAGATGCTATCAAGATAGGACTCAG GTTGTGGAACGGGGTTGTGCCTGATAGATGTCGGCAGCTCTataagagaggagaggagtggcAGTGCTTCTTTGGCCACAAACTGTACTCAACCTTGACCT CCCCTCTGTTTATCGTTCAGTGGCTGTTTGATGAGGAGCAGCTGAGAGTGGAGAACATCTACATGGGAGGACAAAGTATGTCTGAGGAGCAGTGGCAGTACATACAGAACCTGGGCAGGGAGATCAAAAACTCCCTAAGCGATGTCAC ggctgTGTTTGCTCCGTCCTGCCTCTCCCACACAACGATTACCAAAAG TAACTGGATGAGTTTCCAGGTCAAAGGCACGTCTCTGCCCCGGGCCCTGCAGTGCTGGGACAGGAGTCTGGAGGCAGTCCGCAACAACAGAACCCCCGCTAAAGGCTGTCCTTTCCACCTGGTGGACACCTGCCAGTGGCCCCAGTGCAACCCCACCTGCCCAGCCTTAGTGGACCAGGCCACCCAGCAGGAGCTCACCCTGCTCCAGATGCTGGTCGCCATGGGCCTTGACCTCCAGAAGCTGGGCCTGGATCCAGAGGGAGACGCAGATTCTCTGGCCAGCATGGTCAGCAACGGTGGTTAA